Proteins from a genomic interval of Schistocerca serialis cubense isolate TAMUIC-IGC-003099 chromosome 11, iqSchSeri2.2, whole genome shotgun sequence:
- the LOC126426610 gene encoding loricrin-like, producing the protein MLRWAGGGSGGDWTGCGGGGGRGHVEVIVMAMVLVMLRWTGGGSGGDWTGGGRCHGRGEVVVTVLVMLRWAGGGSGGDWTGCGGGGGRGHVEVIVMAMVLVMLRWTGGGSGGDWTGGGRCHGHGEVVVTVLVMLRWAGGGSGGDWTGGGGCGGGGVYVGGNGRKGEGGNGGDRDDGSSDGLMVMVHKK; encoded by the coding sequence ATGCTGAGATGGGCTGGAGGAGGAAGTGGCGGTGACTGgactggttgtggtggtggtggtggtcgtggtcatGTTGAGGTGATTGTCATGGCGATGGTGCTGGTCATGCTGAGATGGACAGGAGGAGGAAGTGGTGGTGATTGGACTGGTGGTGGTCGTTGTCATGGTCGTGGTGAGGTGGTTGTCACGGTGCTGGTCATGCTGAGATGGGCTGGAGGAGGAAGTGGCGGTGACTGgactggttgtggtggtggtggtggtcgtggtcatGTTGAGGTGATTGTCATGGCGATGGTGCTGGTCATGCTGAGATGGACAGGAGGAGGAAGTGGTGGTGATTGGACTGGTGGTGGTCGTTGTCATGGTCATGGTGAGGTGGTTGTCACGGTGCTGGTCATGCTGAGATGGGCAGGAGGAGGAAGTGGTGGGGACTggactggtggtggtggttgtggtggtggtggagtgTATGTTGGTGGGAATGGGaggaagggggaaggaggaaatgggggTGATCGAGATGATGGTAGCAGTGATGGACTAATGGTGATGGTCCATAAGAAATAA
- the LOC126426609 gene encoding uncharacterized protein LOC126426609, which produces MRDGVSNKSDTGDDSNVESGVATSASRHVMADASLGRCSRRKPAAPWRSRPPQAGADDADVDWPLGDTASRLQAGLPDAFDLSAPSTSSSSAPATPVGGLFSGVRQREGHCSRLRQSLALTSVQFS; this is translated from the exons GTGATGACAGCAACGTGGAAAGCGGAGTCGCTACGAGCGCCAGCAGACAT GTGATGGCGGACGCGTCTCTCGGGAGGTGCAGCCGGCGCAAGCCCGCCGCCCCCTGGCGCAGCCGGCCGCCGCAGGCGGGCGCCGACGACGCCGACGTCGACTGGCCGCTCGGAGACACCGCTTCCAGGCTGCAG GCGGGGCTGCCGGACGCCTTCGACCTGTCGGCGCCGTCGACGTCTTCGTCGTCGGCGCCCGCCACCCCCGTCGGGGGCC TTTTCTCAGGTGTTCGTCAGAGGGAGGGACACTGCAGCAGACTGCGCCAGTCTCTAGCACTGACATCCGTGCAGTTCTCTTAA